tgtatcatatatatatgtgaccaaattgtcaccaaataattcaatacatacaatattgtccaatcaaatcatTCAATGTCCAATCACAGGAACCAGACGCGCATTCTTCTTGTGTTCCGTAATCAAAAATGTACTTTATCTGGCCCCAAGTTGCCAAGACAGTCTTTTCAAACACACTCCATTGTATTTGTTTCTTTTCCCATAACCAGAACTATATCCAAGAATCGAGCTCAcctgaaaaattgaaaacattttccgCAGTACATATTCTTACAACTTTTTGGGATGGGTGGGAAGGGAAATTAAAATGTTGTCTCGACTGTTATCTCACCGTTCTCCCGAAATTGCCTCGTCATAAAAGGAAATGCTATTCTATTTGCCAACTTATTTCCGGTAGGATTCCGGAATAGTGTTTCCGAAAAAATcctcagaaataaaatatatttaagtctggctaaaataaatggatttataGTTAATTCTATAAATCTTATTATTATAGACCAGCCTtgcaaaacttcaaaatgatagcagtttgtagtgtacattgtacttgtaaGCTGACCTTGTCCTGGGATGGAAATAAAGACATAACATTATGTTTAcctatatacaagtttattttttgcacttattgtattttataacaacacccccctccccattgTGGCTGTTGTTGGTCTTGGCAACTAGGCaatgagtaaaattttaaagttttacattaaaattttaccatGTAAATTACACCTGTGTATTGACACCCAAATGGTACAGGCCAAAAACACATCATTGCCTaatgttatatcataaaatcaagcAACAAATTTCGCAGATCTTCTCATTCCGGTTGACGGCAATGAGACGATTTGCAATCACCCCCAAACATCAAtcattaaaatgtcaattttcaattaaacaaaaaaccatATGACTATGATTCCGGTGAGCGGCAATCaaagtgtatcatatatatatgtgaccaaattgtcaccaaataattcaatacatacaatattgtccaatcaaatcatTCAATGTCCAATCACAGGAACCAGACGCGCATTCTTCCACATGGCGGAAATGGTTACAATATTAACCATTGAAGCCACCGCCACCAAGGGGGGGAAGCGGCTAGTTCCTGGAGCCAAGACCTTGCCACAAAATACCCCATCCAAATTCTAGTATAACTTTGGATACACTTGCCATCCATTCGTTATAAATTGTTCTAACCCTGCACTAATGTTGTTGAGAAAAATTTCATTGCCTATATTTGATATATGGACCCCATCTGCCTCAAAAAGATTTGTGTTTACAAGTTTGATATCCAAATACTTGATATAACATCCCCCATTCCTTACTATATAAGCCGCCACTGAACTGTTGATTCTTTTTGcagaattattcattttttctatGCTATCTGATGAATACCAGTTCTTTCTAGGCAATATTTGTGACCATACAAGCTTTGTATTGGGTAAAAGTTTCCAAATTTTGTCAATTGtacctttcatatcttgtataagCTGTTTGATTGGTGTGTACCCAATATTATTACCACCACAATGTAGAATAATGTAATCAGGAGGGTCAGCAACTTTCAGCAATGTTTTGATCTTGTTGTACATTTCATACCAGCCCATACCCCCTTTTCCTTGCCACCAAATAGACACATTTAATCTATCCATTAGTCCCAAGTTAACTCCATCTGGTCTGATTCTAGCTGCTAAAAATGCTCTTTTGACTATTGATGAGCCCACTACCCATACCTGTTGTTCTGAAAGTGTATATATAGAGACATGACaagattatataattatatgacttGAAACCATTTTCATATATACTTAAACATATGACAGTCTTAAGGGTTACACCTACATTTATATTATGATTACATCCtaacataaattttgtatgcTTTAGATTTCCATCTTCCTGCTTTACAGATTTCTTCCTCTGACATACCAAACATTGCTGCACTGGTTGCTGCCCCAATTCTAAATGAATGAGACTTGTATTTTTTACCTTCTAACCCTATTATcgacaaaactttatttaaaactgCCGTAAATTGGTATCTAGTTAATGGTTGTCCACTAAAATGACAGAACAACTTCCCCTGCACTGAAGGTCGTATTGCTAGATATTCTTGAATAATCTTAATTGGTTGTATTTGAGACCCAAATTGGCTATTCTGAATAGTAATTGTTTCTCCTTCCCCTATTTGATCCACTTTGGAATGCTTTAAttttatttggattttattttcttctgtaAACATTGTTATGTCTTCATATTCAATTGCATGTCCCAGATCTTTTTGGTTTTTTACTGTCATTTCTCCAACTCTAAAGAAACCAAAAAATGCTAAAGTGTAGGCGGCTTGAAACAGTTTGCATTCATAGTAGTTTGTACAAACCAAGTGCAAACTTTGTAGtatttgatttaatatatttgatgtaattgGCAGTCTGGCATCATTTTTCTTGACCTTTCTTCTGAATCCTTCTAAGAGTTTCTTAACCAGAAAGCTTTGAGTTTCATCCctattgttttgaatttttagttTGTAAGAAATAGCTGAAATGTAAGTTCTAGCTGTTGCCACTGAGAGATGTTTTGCTGacatataacctataaatagaACTATTTGCTCTAACGTAGGGGGCCATATTTTGCTAAGGTTTAGGGAATCCTGGAATTCCTCAAAGCATCTTAGTCCCTGGTTGTATGTTTCCTGAGTATTTGGGGCTGTTGCTAGATGTAACAAGTTGTTTACTTCATTTCTAACATCAACTGCTGAAATTCTACTGGTATTTTTTCTGGTATCTTGTTTGCTTGTGGAGCCAATTCctgaaatgttttaaactgtttacgTGACAGTGCATCTGCGATACTATTTTGTGTACCTGCTATATGTTTTGCCTTGAATACTATGTTGTTTTTTAACAGTATAAGGACCAACTTTCTTATCAAAAACATGAttctttttgattttgatgtttgtttgttaATAATTGACACCAGTGCATTGttgtcaatgtacattatgatCCTCTTGTTCTTAAAGAGCATTTCGCCCCATATGTAAATAGCTAATACAATGGGCACCAGCTCCAAAaatgacatttctttaaaaatacctAAATCCCATTTTGTTGGCCAAGGCCAGAAAACCCATCTACCTTCCCAGTATGCCCCACATCCCAAATCTGGATTGCCTGTACTATCTgtaaacaatttcatattttcgttACTCAGCCAATCACTCTCATGCAAGAGTCTAACACCATTGAACTGTTCTAAAAAAAGTAACCAAGTTTTAACATCTTCCCTAAACTCATTTGTGATTTTGATATGATGATGAGCTTTTGTCACCCCACAAGTAGCATCATAAAACCTTCTGTTGAATGCTCTTGCATTTGGCACACctttgctgaaaaaatttaaGCTTCCAACTATGCTTTGTACTTCTTGTAACTGTAATGACTTTTTAATAAGGGCCATATTTAGCATAGATTTCAACTGTTTTACCTTTTCTAGAGGAATTTTTACAACCATATCAACCGTATTTATTTCTAAACCTAAAAATATAATGCTTGTAGATGGCCCTACTGTTTTTTCATTTGCTAACGGTACACACACCAAACTGCACAAATTCTGAAACTCTTCCATTAAATGTGAACACTCTTGAGTACCTACTCTTCCAATAAATAAGAAATCATCCAGATAATGATAAATCGTGTCAATACCTGTCTGTTTCTGTAGTTGCCAgtgtaaaaatgttgaaaacttttcaaacagATTACATGACATTGCACAACCCATTGGTAAACATTTGTCAATGTAATATTTACCTTGAAATTTGAAACCTAGCAAATCAAAATCACCAGGATGGATTATCATTAGTCTAAATGCAGATTTTATATCCATCTTAGCCAGCAATGTTCCTGTTCCCAACCTAGCTACTGTTTCTAAAACCTGATCTAAAGATGTATAAGCTACTGTACATTCTTGGGGATCTATGTAGTGATTAACACCGTTATTTTCTGGAAAagatagatgtgtaattaatcGCCACATTCCCTCTTTTTTTGGTACAATGCCTATTGgcgatatttttaaatttgatattggtTTATTTGAATATGGTCCCCCTATTCTTCCTTTTTCTACTTCAttatctattattttttttgcttTCTCAGGGTGTTTTTTGACTGATGTAAGATTATCTGATTCACTCCCTATTCTTGGCCCTTTGTACCCTAATCTGAATCCAAATCTAAATCCTTGCAAAAGCTCTaaagctatatttttttttaggagaACTGTGTAACAATGATTCtaaattgtttatatctataGGGGTGGTCCCAAGCTTCCATACTTTAGAAAGTTCCCCTTTGACCTCTGAATTGAGACCCCCCTCTTCCTCTTGTGTTTTGGTACTGACCCCTTGAAAATCTGTAATTTCCCTGTCCACGAAAATTACTAAAACCTTCCCCTTGTGTGCTGATGTTTTTTGATTGACAATTGTTGATAGGATGTTGACCCCCACACTTGATACATACATGCAAATATGCACAGGGTGATCTGAAGCATGAACCTTGGTAGTTGTAATTGTAGCATTTTTTACTCTGACTCTGGTAAGTTGGAGCAGCAGACAGAGTTTTAACAGCaggtaaaacaaacatcaaccaTAATTCTGAATCAACCTCACCCCATGGTTTTGTAGGGTtctttgccatttttaatcTGAATTGTTGGTCATACTCTTTAAATCCAAGATTTCCTGACCTAGATGCTGCTAACCTAACATcattcatgtatttcaaaatttctaatgtttttgccGGATGTGCTTCTAAATAAATACtgcaaaaaattataaatgcatCCGTCCATTGTtcaatgttgttgatttttttagaatttttctcGGATGTTTGTAATTCCCCATTCACCAttacaattgtttgtttttgtggtTCATTAGAATTAATCAACAGTTTTGCCAATTCTACATACTGACCACtgactattttgtttttaatttcttgtgAAACATTAAGTCCAATGACATTGTTGTAACTGTTGACCATATTTGGTATATCTATGCCCTGTGTACCTCGAATGGTTTCCCTGGAATTCTCCATGCGGAATCCCGATGGTTCATCTCTGGGTGATACATCCATTTCTCCCTCAAATCCGTTATTTGTTGATGTCTCCATTGTCGTCTGCTCTTGAAATTCAACTGGACCTTCCACATTTTTATTTGTTCGCCCCTTTCTCATAACATCACCTCCCTTCTTCTTTTTCGCCCTCGTTGATTTTTCTTTTGGCATGTTTTTTCTACAATTTAACTTATTTTCCGTAGCTTCTGAatcttataaaaaattaaaatgttgtcTCGACTGTTATCTCACCGTTCTCCCGAAATTGCCTCGTCATAAAAGGAAATGCTATTCTATTTGCCAACTTATTTCCGGTAGGATTCCGGAATAGTGTTTCCGAAAAAATcctcagaaataaaatatatttaagtctggctaaaataaatggatttatagttaattctataaatcttattatgttgaaagtttcattgaaatatacagTCACTGGACATAAGTATTCGTCACTGACGTCAAAATGGTGGCGGTTTGTTTACATTAACTACTCAATAAAAACTACTCTCCTGGTGTTAATATTGTTTGTCTTACCTTAATATGCAGTGAGATTACCATTCACTCTTGTAGCCGTGTTGGAATTGTAGCATATAACTGAGAGATAATTTACCGGTAGGTTTTGCCAAAAACGCGTAACTTCTGCGATCAGCTGATCTCATGATTTGATggagtttttaggtcacctgagtaaactcaggtgacctattgcaatacgcaacttccgagatatcggCTCTTTTGTgatagaggtacgttcagtgttctgttgaacgcttggtagggtacaagatgtatacataaactatagactagctatgttaatacaaataaaagtaatgaaagtgtaaattctgtttatatcagctgttggtatacattaaactgaccatatcaagaataatatttgattgaattaggccattaaattaaatatgaaattattttttatttcctcttctgcgcgagtgatattttaatcaaagaaaaatggtgattatcgatttttgtttgagctattttattatcaaataaccgatccgttcgagggtcaaacaaaacagctgttgtccaaGGACCCAGttaataactgttttgttatacaccttcattttttaggttgtttttactaggtgcacatggtttgttgactttaaacaggacagtgtgattgcgtacatttatcacagattccactagtttaaaagaaaacatgcctaatatcctaattgataattatatttttcgtgTATCTGCTCTActtttcatctaataaattccGTATTTCATCACCAGTCAAATCAGTGAACATCACCATTACGTAAACAAATCAGCAGACCAAGAATCATGTGACTTGCGTTAACAGCTTTAACACgaatataataaaaatttaagtaaacttcatcttttacaattgattctaaaaaatgaacaatttttttttatgttcttgCTGTCCCTACTTAGAAGAATCaattgaatttcatcttccGTTGCTGTCACAAAATATGCATCCGCCATTTCAGCATGAAAAGATCACTCGGGTTAGCGCCATATGATGTCATCGGTCAACAGTCTTTTTTAACAGTCGATTTTATCAGTTCCCGGTCCAAAAGTCACCAGAACAGTCAAAATGTTGGACTTTTTTGTAAGGAGTTATATAGGAACTGTTTTAAAGGGGTATAAcaatgttttgcgtctcactgtgtgtaagagttccacaaagggaaagaactattgggcaacttggaaattgcgtattggttgtcgtccgtcatgcgttaacaattgaacatttttaacttcttcttaataactacctgtccaattcttttcaaatatggtatgaagtatcatttggacaagggggacataaattataaatttcaggtctccagcacccctggggccttagaggtggggcaaaaactgcccaaaattgaccaattttcaaaaatcttcttctcaagaaaaggacatatgtaagaaaaactaaatgtatggtgatgtagagcaggaaggcctctacctaaattgtaaatttcatgatccccggggtaggggttctgaccctagggcggggccaaacttgatatatagtgtttatgtgtaaaacacttaaatatatagtgtttatgtgtaaacatcttctttagtgctgttgatactaaattgaaactaaatggatagagcaggtagtcttttaccaatattgtaaagttgatgatccccagagtaagggttcagaccccagggtggggccaaacttagtacatagtatatatgtgtaagtttgctgatactgtataaaatctaaatgcatacttaggaatagcagaaaaggatgtacaaaaaatgatgaatttcaatcaaaacctagggttatgacttaaggatgagtccaaattagtcatatattttgatgttttaatgttaatacacctattatttaaagcctttcatcagtgtatgcacttttgaaggcagtgaagttttaagaacacatcttgttttatactgttgctgaacattagaatttagcttagatattcagaacaggaattttttttttggatttcatagtccatggaagtagtgatactttttcactagtattcaggtgaccaataaggcctgtgggcctcttgttgatggACTGCAATTGTCTTTTAAGTCGTaaccaaatattttcaatgatattgatatcaGGGGACTGAACTGGCCATGATGTAGTGTTTAtgtttatatcattttcttccATATAAGTACTGAATAATCGTGTTCTATGGTCATTGTCATCTTGAAaaacatacatatgtaatttcCATGTGGAAAATTTCTGACAATAACGGGCCATAAATTGTTTtctgatatttcaatatatttttaagaGTTGATATTATCGTTAACACTGGTCAATATTCCAACACCTTCGTAGCAAATACATCCCCATATCATAACAGACCGTTTGCTCTTCAATGGCGCGCACACAAGATGAAGGTTGTCAACTTTATCGGACTTTTGCCAGATATACACAGTTATTACTACTAATTTCTACCCGACACTCATCACTAAATATCCAGTTCTTCCACTGATTATTAACCGTCcagttttttctttctttacacCAAGAAAATTGCTTTTTTCTGTTACACACTCTGACGACCATCTTCTTTTTCTGTACCCGTCTtattgtaaaaaacaaaacatattcaTAGTTTCgttaattttcaatgacccatGCAATATCTGTGTGGATGTGAATATTCACAAGGAAttcttatttgatatttttctagGAGTTATTCCCTTTTGAACCTAGGAGTTTGGCCAAAATATACTATTTGTTGCAACTTGCATGCAACTGAGTCACAGTCACTCAGGTAGTCACTCGGGTAATTGGTCTGAATCGTCTGTCGTGCTTtaacaattgaaatttttttttacttcttgctaactaccattccaattcttctcatatttggtatgaagcttCTTTAGGACAAGAggacaaaatttgtaaatttctggACTCCTGCAGCCTTTGGTCATCAAGGACAGGACAAAAAATTctaatcatttttttttgttttttactaattttcaaaaatcttctctacaaccatacatctgtaagaaaactaaatgcacagtgatgtagagcaggaaggcctctaccaaaactgtaaatttcatgatccccagggtagaggttctaacCCCCAGGGCAagaccaaacttgatatatagtgtttgcattaacaaaaaaattaatagcatcttctttaatgctattgatactgaattgaaattTAATGGATACAGTGTATttagaaattataaatttcatgatctcagaggtaggggttttggttatcatttgaaagacttctttaattttgctgatactttataaaaactaaatacatatttaggaaaaggTGAAAAGGActggatgtaccaaaattgagaatttcaCAACCTCAGGGTTCTTACTCTAGGACGGGTCCAAAATAGTCGCATAGTGTTGATATAGCATATTATGCtataaagcctttcatcagtatgggcactttggagttaatttatcttttaaaagaacacattgttttaattacttttgctgaatatcagaatttagtttagatattcagaacagaattttttttctagattccatagctcttggggctagtgatactttcaACTAGTATTCGagtgataaggcctgtgggcctcttgttatctaCTGGTGTATCATAGATTAGTACATATGattaaaaacaaacatcaatgTTTCTAACTTTTTAACAGGATATGAGATGACTCTAAAAGAGGGACTTCATTTTGAAAAGAGGCTGTTCCATGCTACATTTGCAACGGTAAGTATTGGCATCACATCTAATTCTAATGACTGAATTGCTAATTATAAAGTACCAGGTATCGCACATTTGTGTGTGAGAAAAAAAAACGacacaccccccaccccccctttCTAGAGCCATAACTAAATTATGTTTCACATGACAATATATTCAATGGGTCTAATATTGCAAATTGTATTACTCTTTACATGAAAAGGTCAACCATTACCTAAATAGAATTGAGTTTATTTCTTTGTATTAAATGAAATACTTTACGGATGTTGTTGTCCTTGTAGTACATATATACCTACAAGTGAgtcatcattttgaaaatatatggtgAAAAAACGAATTCGAAAAACCCATTTTTATAAGAActtattttgaggtcaatatTAATCCAGTTTCCATAATTTTTTCCCCACTTAATTATGCAAAATTGTACAAATTTGCTAAGGATATTGTGATACATTGAGAATGATTTATGAATCATAAAGGCAAAAATTCCCAACCTCAAAATGCTACGATTCCTTAACAAATTTGTGccgtaaaatttcaatttcacatTGTGTGATGTCACCACAACGCgggttaaaattattttgaaaatatatgaagaaACTATGAACAATTCTGCATTATATGATATCATATCCAAAAAAAATGAACTACAAATAACgttgcaataaaaaaaattcaaaaaggcatttatcaatgaaaatgaaatgatgaatCATTTATGGCCAGGTACTGTATATTAGGTGTTGGTTTGcaaaatctaattaaaatcagatcctttgatccactcACCTATGATCACTACAAGTAGGTGAGTGGTTCAAATtaatgatctaattttaattagattgtggtTTTCATGCCCACTGTTTGATTTTCTTTCTACTTCagagaagaggggcatattgctttgcacctgttggtcggtgggtagaccacatgtccgctcagtatcttgagaaccattcacttgatcgtaatgatatttcatatgtcaCATGTgagttggttatgagtagaagaggacccatattgattttcagg
This genomic window from Ostrea edulis chromosome 4, xbOstEdul1.1, whole genome shotgun sequence contains:
- the LOC130054184 gene encoding uncharacterized protein LOC130054184 isoform X2, with protein sequence MPKEKSTRAKKKKGGDVMRKGRTNKNVEGPVEFQEQTTMETSTNNGFEGEMDVSPRDEPSGFRMENSRETIREQQVWVVGSSIVKRAFLAARIRPDGVNLGLMDRLNVSIWWQGKGGMGWYEMYNKIKTLLKVADPPDYIILHCGGNNIGYTPIKQLIQDMKGTIDKIWKLLPNTKLVWSQILPRKNWYSSDSIEKMNNSAKRINSSVAAYIVRNGGCYIKYLDIKLVNTNLFEADGVHISNIGNEIFLNNISAGLEQFITNGWQVYPKLY
- the LOC130054184 gene encoding uncharacterized protein LOC130054184 isoform X1; translated protein: MPKEKSTRAKKKKGGDVMRKGRTNKNVEGPVEFQEQTTMETSTNNGFEGEMDVSPRDEPSGFRMENSRETIRGIGSTSKQDTRKNTSRISAVDVRNEVNNLLHLATAPNTQETYNQGLRCFEEFQDSLNLSKIWPPTLEQIVLFIGYMSAKHLSVATARTYISAISYKLKIQNNRDETQSFLVKKLLEGFRRKVKKNDARLPITSNILNQILQSLHLVCTNYYECKLFQAAYTLAFFGFFRVGEMTVKNQKDLGHAIEYEDITMFTEENKIQIKLKHSKVDQIGEGETITIQNSQFGSQIQPIKIIQEYLAIRPSVQGKLFCHFSGQPLTRYQFTAVLNKVLSIIGLEGKKYKSHSFRIGAATSAAMFGMSEEEICKAGRWKSKAYKIYVRM